The following coding sequences lie in one Capsicum annuum cultivar UCD-10X-F1 chromosome 5, UCD10Xv1.1, whole genome shotgun sequence genomic window:
- the LOC107853880 gene encoding transaldolase: MATISKLSNPCLNYSSSTSFNTRSSSSTPKFFLGFRANNNSTTFNHKKLSLVINPSIKGSLCVKCSQADGNGSSLKRTTLHDLYERQGQSPWYDNLCRPITDLIPLIESGVRGVTSNPAIFQKAISTSNAYNDQFRELVQGGKDIDTVYWELVVKDIQDACRLFEMIYNKTDGGDGYVSVEVSPRLADDTEGTIEAAKWLHKKVDRPNVYIKIPATAPCIPSIKEVISLGISVNVTLIFSLARYEAVIDAYLDGLEASGLSDLSRVTSVASFFVSRVDTLVDKMLEKIGTPEALDLRGKAANAQAALAYKLYQKKFSGPRWDALVKKGAKKQRLLWASTSVKNPAYPDTLYVDPLIGPDTVSTMPDQALQAFIDHGSVARTIDSNVSEAEGIYSALEKLGIDWSFVGSQLELEGVDSFKKSFDSLLDSLQEKANTLKLVSL, from the exons ATGGCTACCATTTCTAAGCTATCAAATCCATGCCTAAACTACTCTTCATCAACTTCTTTCAATACCAGATCTTCTTCATCAACGCCCAAGTTTTTTCTTGGATTTCGTGCCAACAACAACAGTACCACCTTTAATCACAAGAAGTTGTCACTTGTTATTAACCCTTCTATTAAGGGATCCTTGTG TGTCAAATGCTCCCAAGCTGACGGAAATGGAAGCTCACTGAAGAGAACAACTCTTCATGATCTTTATGAGAGGCAAGGCCAGAGCCCATGGTACGACAATCTCTGCCGTCCCATTACGGATCTGATTCCATTGATTGAGAGTGGCGTCAGAGGTGTAACCAGCAATCCTGCG ATTTTCCAGAAAGCTATATCAACATCAAATGCTTACAATGACCAGTTCAG GGAACTTGTACAAGGTGGAAAAGATATAGATACTGTGTATTGGGAACTTGTGGTAAAGGACATCCAAGATGCATGCAGACTCTTTGAAATGATCTACAATAAGACAGATGGTGGCGATGGGTACGTTTCTGTTGAAGTCTCACCTAGACTTGCTGATGATACAGAGGGCACTATAGAGGCTGCAAAGTGGCTTCATAAGAAGGTTGATCGCCCTAATGTGTATATAAAAATTCCTGCTACTGCTCCATGCATTCCATCCATCAAGGAAGTCATTTCACTTGGAATAAGTGTCAATGTCACG CTTATCTTCTCTCTTGCAAGATATGAAGCAGTCATTGATGCTTACCTTGACGGCCTTGAGGCCTCAGGGCTAAGTGATCTCTCCAGAGTCACAAGTGTTGCTTCATTTTTTGTTAGTCGAGTAGACACACTTGTCGACAAGATGCTTGAGAAAATTGGAACTCCAGAGGCTCTTGATCTTCGTGGGAAG GCTGCAAATGCACAGGCAGCTCTGGCTTACAAGCTTTACCAGAAGAAATTCTCTGGTCCTAGATGGGATGCGTTGGTAAAGAAAGGCGCCAAGAAACAGAGGCTATTGTGGGCCTCGACTAGTGTTAAGAACCCAGCATATCCCGACACTTTATATGTGGATCCTCTCATTGGACCTGACACG GTTTCAACGATGCCTGACCAAGCTCTTCAAGCATTTATCGATCACGGTTCTGTTGCAAGGACCATCGACTCAAACGTATCTGAAGCCGAAGGTATCTACAGCGCCCTCGAGAAGTTGGGGATTGACTGGAGCTTTGTTGGGTCTCAACTTGAATTGGAGGGTGTGGATTCCTTCAAGAAGAGCTTCGACAGCTTGCTTGACAGTCTGCAGGAGAAGGCAAACACACTCAAGTTAGTGAGCCTGTAA